In Elaeis guineensis isolate ETL-2024a chromosome 1, EG11, whole genome shotgun sequence, a genomic segment contains:
- the LOC105038910 gene encoding uncharacterized protein, whose product MAPSFSLLLLSLSVLVSATAPCPASDSAALMAFRSALSEPYLGIFSSWTGHDCCSKWYGVSCDPATGRVADITLRGESEDPILAHAGRSGGIMSGRISPEICRLDRLTTLVLADWKQISGPIPPCITSLPLLRILDLIGNRLSGPLPADIGRLSHLTVLNVADNQISGQIPASLPSLSSLMHLDLSNNRLSGRVPPNFGDLRMLSRALLARNQISGPIPASICSMARLADLDLAGNRISGEVPVALGSMPVLSSLYLDGNRISGRIPAGIIGSRGLGMLNLSRNALEGEIPDAFTPRSYFMVLDLSYNRLRGHVPRTLSSAAYIGHLDLSHNHLCGPIPDGSNFDHLEATSFAGNDCLCGAPLPACG is encoded by the coding sequence ATggctccttctttctctctcctcctcctctctctttccgtCCTCGTCTCCGCCACAGCGCCCTGCCCGGCGTCGGACAGCGCCGCCCTCATGGCTTTCCGCTCGGCCCTCTCGGAACCCTACCTCGGGATATTTTCCTCCTGGACCGGCCACGACTGCTGTTCAAAATGGTATGGCGTCAGCTGCGACCCCGCCACCGGCCGCGTCGCCGACATCACCCTCCGCGGCGAGTCCGAGGACCCCATCCTCGCCCACGCCGGCCGCTCCGGCGGCATCATGTCCGGCCGCATCTCCCCCGAGATCTGCCGCCTCGACCGCCTCACCACCCTCGTCCTCGCCGACTGGAAGCAGATCTCCGGCCCCATCCCCCCCTGCATCACCTCCCTTCCCCTCCTCCGCATCCTCGATCTCATCGGCAACCGCCTCTCCGGTCCCCTGCCGGCTGACATCGGCCGCCTCTCCCACCTCACCGTCCTCAACGTCGCCGACAACCAGATCTCCGGCCAGATCCCCgcctccctcccctctctctcctctctgatGCACCTCGATCTCAGCAACAACCGGCTTTCCGGTCGGGTCCCTCCCAACTTCGGCGATCTCCGCATGCTCAGCCGCGCCCTCCTCGCCCGCAACCAGATCTCCGGCCCTATCCCGGCATCGATCTGCTCCATGGCCCGGCTGGCCGACCTGGACCTCGCCGGTAACCGGATCTCCGGCGAGGTCCCGGTGGCCCTGGGTTCGATGCCGGTGCTATCCTCTCTGTACCTGGACGGGAACCGGATCTCCGGGCGGATTCCTGCGGGGATCATCGGGAGCCGGGGTTTGGGGATGTTGAATTTGAGCCGGAACGCGCTCGAGGGGGAGATACCTGACGCGTTCACACCGCGGTCCTACTTCATGGTGCTGGACCTCTCGTACAACCGCCTCCGGGGTCACGTGCCGAGGACGCTATCCTCGGCGGCGTATATCGGCCACCTGGACCTGAGCCACAACCACCTGTGTGGGCCCATCCCCGACGGCTCCAActtcgaccacctggaggccacCTCCTTCGCCGGCAACGACTGCCTCTGCGGCGCACCGCTCCCGGCCTGCGGCTAG